A stretch of Apostichopus japonicus isolate 1M-3 chromosome 9, ASM3797524v1, whole genome shotgun sequence DNA encodes these proteins:
- the LOC139973142 gene encoding uncharacterized protein isoform X1 gives MIFLVRFNCRVEPHETMNSKHILLLTACLFSAFSFIKGEGRTTDQEWITAIVSSANSLTSENNSAENELLTTTADEYPLSQKSTQNLLVHTNYNESYITARGNGSVFLFIAVIGILCIGFAVGSVTSYLTLSPKLINATSFFLSKFQRDPPKVLTDTSAAAVDEPGDSTYYQADDNNPSAIQDTVGKAELKKSLKLKSLSFNKKDDHVNTSRSHRDKTCGSESASTIDKADRYDADCDSIIYFDVGEVYATME, from the exons atgattttcttaGTACGTTTCAACTGCCGAGTTGAG CCACACGAGACTATGAATAGCAAACATATTTTACTGCTAACTGCTTGTTTGTTCAGCGCGTTCTCCTTTATCAAAG GTGAGGGAAGGACCACGGACCAAGAATGGATAACCGCAATTGTGTCATCAGCCAACAGTCTCACGTCAGAAAATAATTCAGCAGAAAATGAATTACTAACTACCACTGCTGATGAGT atCCATTAAGTCAGAAGTCTACACAGAACTTGTTAGTTCATACCAATTATAATGAGTCATACATTACTGCAA GGGGAAACGGTTCAGTTTTTCTCTTCATTGCTGTCATTGGAATTCTGTGCATTGGCTTTGCAGTTGGATCGGTAACATCATATCTAACACTAAG CCCGAAGCTGATAAATGCAACAAGTTTCTTTCTATCGAAGTTTCAGCGAGATCCTCCTAAAGTTTTGACTGACACCTCAGCAGCAGCAGTAGACGAACCTGGAGATTCTACCTATTACCAAGCAGATGATAATAACCCGTCTGCGATACAAGATACTGTGGGTAAAGCAGAGTTAAAGAAATCTCTGAAACTGAAGTCACTGTCTTTTAATAAAAAGGATGATCATGTTAATACCAGTAGATCTCATCGGGACAAAACGTGTGGTTCTGAATCTGCGTCGACCATCGACAAAGCTGATAGATATGATGCGGATTGTGATTCTATTATATATTTCGATGTAGGCGAAGTATACGCAACGATGGAGTAG
- the LOC139973142 gene encoding uncharacterized protein isoform X4 → MIFLVRFNCRVEPHETMNSKHILLLTACLFSAFSFIKGEGRTTDQEWITAIVSSANSLTSENNSAENELLTTTADEYPLSQKSTQNLLVHTNYNESYITAIGSVTSYLTLSPKLINATSFFLSKFQRDPPKVLTDTSAAAVDEPGDSTYYQADDNNPSAIQDTVGKAELKKSLKLKSLSFNKKDDHVNTSRSHRDKTCGSESASTIDKADRYDADCDSIIYFDVGEVYATME, encoded by the exons atgattttcttaGTACGTTTCAACTGCCGAGTTGAG CCACACGAGACTATGAATAGCAAACATATTTTACTGCTAACTGCTTGTTTGTTCAGCGCGTTCTCCTTTATCAAAG GTGAGGGAAGGACCACGGACCAAGAATGGATAACCGCAATTGTGTCATCAGCCAACAGTCTCACGTCAGAAAATAATTCAGCAGAAAATGAATTACTAACTACCACTGCTGATGAGT atCCATTAAGTCAGAAGTCTACACAGAACTTGTTAGTTCATACCAATTATAATGAGTCATACATTACTGCAA TTGGATCGGTAACATCATATCTAACACTAAG CCCGAAGCTGATAAATGCAACAAGTTTCTTTCTATCGAAGTTTCAGCGAGATCCTCCTAAAGTTTTGACTGACACCTCAGCAGCAGCAGTAGACGAACCTGGAGATTCTACCTATTACCAAGCAGATGATAATAACCCGTCTGCGATACAAGATACTGTGGGTAAAGCAGAGTTAAAGAAATCTCTGAAACTGAAGTCACTGTCTTTTAATAAAAAGGATGATCATGTTAATACCAGTAGATCTCATCGGGACAAAACGTGTGGTTCTGAATCTGCGTCGACCATCGACAAAGCTGATAGATATGATGCGGATTGTGATTCTATTATATATTTCGATGTAGGCGAAGTATACGCAACGATGGAGTAG
- the LOC139973121 gene encoding uncharacterized protein isoform X2: MCFSSTEVFIIVILCETMLCFADRDYLGCFSGNFDEKFEIRLYQSDLSHSNCSRFCAVGSYTHFGLENGTYCHCRNGDDGLYEKLTNVSDIECNTFCAGAVKCGGEQALAVYQGNECLCEDVLPSKDVHKTSCFENGVFCSGAEKCGGSGRIAIWKQKAAKRKSGFGGIYFLISSTSFILGCMSVIGSVYFISKCRPGALRSITRWWRRARECPLDSYLSCTSSGINNCDASNVDNEDEITMERNRCCVRHSYHVGSFKISAPVDMDQPSTYIAIEDSNLEVEPAVATYKTCRGASCQFFDQSVKEILKSYSSPSSRDHEEVDELQNIEEDEKSENSSTYFHKLIEPYAVVDIEVCRAHQIPGVTDCLTQDKLNYETDILKCGKKKTVFLNKEGQEHIERDTTARRGINDIHSTDSDDVNSTFLNAKRLFEQLQGPSSLQRESVTATKNVSSCCHHSASNTIMYATLKENSSE, encoded by the exons ATGTGTTTCTCAAGCACTGAAGTATTTATAATTGTGATTTTGTGTGAAACAATGCTGTGTTTTGCAG ACAGAGACTACTTAGGATGCTTTTCTGGTAACTTTGACGAAAAATTTGAAATACGGCTCTATCAAAGTGATTTAAGCCATTCAAATTGCTCTCGGTTTTGTGCCGTTGGGAGTTATACACACTTCGGCTTGGAAAATGGAACATATTGCCACTGCAGAAACGGGGATGACGGCCTATATGAAAAACTCACAAATGTTTCTGACATAGAGTGCAATACATTCTGTGCGGGAGCTGTGAAATGTGGCGGAGAACAGGCTCTGGCCGTGTATCAAG GTAACGAATGCTTGTGCGAAGACGTACTCCCTTCTAAAGATGTGCACAAGACGTCTTGCTTTGAAAATGGTGTATTTTGTTCGGGAGCCGAAAAATGCGGAGGCAGTGGAAGAATTGCAATTTGGAAACAAAAGGCTGCTAAGAGGA AAAGCGGTTTCGGTGGAATTTATTTCCTTATATCTTCTACGTCATTTATCCTTGGGTGCATGTCGGTTATTGGCTCGGTCTATTTCATTTCCAA ATGCCGCCCAGGTGCATTAAGGAGCATAACACGATGGTGGCGACGAGCACGGGAGTGTCCACTGGATTCGTATTTGTCATGCACAAGTAGCGGAATAAATAACTGTGACGCCTCTAATGTAGATAATGAAGATGAAATTACAATGGAAAGGAATAGATGCTGTGTTAGACATTCTTATCACGTAGGATCCTTCAAAATATCTGCTCCTGTCGATATGGATCAACCTTCAACTTATATTGCAATTGAAGATAGCAATCTTGAAGTTGAACCTGCTGTGGCGACATACAAGACATGTAGAGGAGCTTCATGTCAATTCTTTGACCAATCagtaaaagaaatattgaaatcatATAGTTCTCCATCTTCTCGGGATCATGAAGAGGTTGATGAACttcaaaatattgaagaagACGAGAAGAGTGAAAATAGTTCAACGTACTTCCATAAACTCATAGAGCCTTACGCTGTCGTTGATATTGAGGTATGTAGAGCGCATCAAATACCAGGTGTGACAGATTGCCTAACGCAAGATAAACTCAACTATGAAACAGACATTCTTAAATGTGGAAAAAAGAAGACAGTTTTTCTAAATAAAGAAGGGCAAGAACATATTGAAAGGGACACGACAGCTCGTAGGGGTATCAATGATATTCACTCCACAGATAGTGATGATGTTAATTCGACATTTTTAAATGCTAAACGACTTTTCGAACAGCTTCAGGGTCCTAGTTCTTTGCAAAGGGAAAGTGTGACCGCAACTAAGAATGTTAGTTCATGTTGTCATCATTCTGCTTCTAACACTATAATGTATGCTACACTCAAGGAGAACAGTTCTGAATAG
- the LOC139973135 gene encoding sialate:O-sulfotransferase 1-like isoform X3, whose amino-acid sequence MGYVTTLVTCMSLVGISAVSSVGGNYLGCYSSNHSSVLAVRHIRPDLTVSLCARICDVDTYTLLGLQYGSYCYCGTDRSQHQAYNTVTDTRCDTLCSGGPTCGGKDAMAVYTNFTYFGCLNHTTDHDFHFMGSITELTLRSCMERCQAYPFIGLAEGNKCFCSFESPRDGNNSQFLEDHQCVEEGITCPGGETCGGYGYVAIWDHIKELKNITPYSIPVEVNLTTEATPSQAQILLS is encoded by the exons ATGGGTTATGTAACAACGCTTGTGACGTGTATGAGTTTGGTAGGAATATCGGCTGTCAGTTCAGTTG GTGGGAACTATCTTGGTTGCTATAGCAGTAACCATTCCAGTGTACTTGCTGTAAGACATATCCGACCCGATCTAACGGTCTCACTTTGTGCCCGAATATGCGACGTGGATACCTACACTTTATTGGGGCTTCAGTATGGATCTTACTGTTATTGTGGGACGGATCGAAGTCAACACCAGGCTTACAATACTGTTACAGATACACGGTGTGATACTTTGTGTTCAGGTGGACCAACGTGTGGTGGTAAAGATGCAATGGCGGTCTACACTA ATTTTACTTATTTTGGATGCTTGAACCATACGACTGACCACGACTTTCATTTCATGGGATCAATTACCGAACTAACTCTTAGATCATGCATGGAACGTTGTCAAGCCTATCCTTTCATTGGCTTAGCAGAAGGAAACAAATGTTTCTGTAGCTTCGAGTCTCCGCGCGACGGAAACAACTCTCAGTTTCTTGAAGACCACCAATGTGTAGAGGAAGGAATAACTTGTCCAGGTGGGGAGACTTGTGGAGGTTATGGATATGTTGCAATCTGGGACCACATTAAGGAACTAAAAAATATAA CACCATACTCGATTCCTGTTGAGGTCAACTTGACAACCGAAGCAACTCCATCTCAAG CACAGATCCTGCTGTCGTGA
- the LOC139973142 gene encoding uncharacterized protein isoform X2 codes for MTGIDKPHETMNSKHILLLTACLFSAFSFIKGEGRTTDQEWITAIVSSANSLTSENNSAENELLTTTADEYPLSQKSTQNLLVHTNYNESYITARGNGSVFLFIAVIGILCIGFAVGSVTSYLTLSPKLINATSFFLSKFQRDPPKVLTDTSAAAVDEPGDSTYYQADDNNPSAIQDTVGKAELKKSLKLKSLSFNKKDDHVNTSRSHRDKTCGSESASTIDKADRYDADCDSIIYFDVGEVYATME; via the exons ATGACCGGTATCGACAAA CCACACGAGACTATGAATAGCAAACATATTTTACTGCTAACTGCTTGTTTGTTCAGCGCGTTCTCCTTTATCAAAG GTGAGGGAAGGACCACGGACCAAGAATGGATAACCGCAATTGTGTCATCAGCCAACAGTCTCACGTCAGAAAATAATTCAGCAGAAAATGAATTACTAACTACCACTGCTGATGAGT atCCATTAAGTCAGAAGTCTACACAGAACTTGTTAGTTCATACCAATTATAATGAGTCATACATTACTGCAA GGGGAAACGGTTCAGTTTTTCTCTTCATTGCTGTCATTGGAATTCTGTGCATTGGCTTTGCAGTTGGATCGGTAACATCATATCTAACACTAAG CCCGAAGCTGATAAATGCAACAAGTTTCTTTCTATCGAAGTTTCAGCGAGATCCTCCTAAAGTTTTGACTGACACCTCAGCAGCAGCAGTAGACGAACCTGGAGATTCTACCTATTACCAAGCAGATGATAATAACCCGTCTGCGATACAAGATACTGTGGGTAAAGCAGAGTTAAAGAAATCTCTGAAACTGAAGTCACTGTCTTTTAATAAAAAGGATGATCATGTTAATACCAGTAGATCTCATCGGGACAAAACGTGTGGTTCTGAATCTGCGTCGACCATCGACAAAGCTGATAGATATGATGCGGATTGTGATTCTATTATATATTTCGATGTAGGCGAAGTATACGCAACGATGGAGTAG
- the LOC139973135 gene encoding uncharacterized protein isoform X2, which produces MGYVTTLVTCMSLVGISAVSSVGGNYLGCYSSNHSSVLAVRHIRPDLTVSLCARICDVDTYTLLGLQYGSYCYCGTDRSQHQAYNTVTDTRCDTLCSGGPTCGGKDAMAVYTNFTYFGCLNHTTDHDFHFMGSITELTLRSCMERCQAYPFIGLAEGNKCFCSFESPRDGNNSQFLEDHQCVEEGITCPAPYSIPVEVNLTTEATPSQDPAVVTSSRYFITAFLFVVGVLIGGIAGIALCRSTISRWYLTQMRPKPTIKYDNERRPNIDVRHSYLAENPDDMTDVEYVVESYHGTLCESIDHSLQDTGNVTVGRETGPSQEADSLDAYGLGLYDI; this is translated from the exons ATGGGTTATGTAACAACGCTTGTGACGTGTATGAGTTTGGTAGGAATATCGGCTGTCAGTTCAGTTG GTGGGAACTATCTTGGTTGCTATAGCAGTAACCATTCCAGTGTACTTGCTGTAAGACATATCCGACCCGATCTAACGGTCTCACTTTGTGCCCGAATATGCGACGTGGATACCTACACTTTATTGGGGCTTCAGTATGGATCTTACTGTTATTGTGGGACGGATCGAAGTCAACACCAGGCTTACAATACTGTTACAGATACACGGTGTGATACTTTGTGTTCAGGTGGACCAACGTGTGGTGGTAAAGATGCAATGGCGGTCTACACTA ATTTTACTTATTTTGGATGCTTGAACCATACGACTGACCACGACTTTCATTTCATGGGATCAATTACCGAACTAACTCTTAGATCATGCATGGAACGTTGTCAAGCCTATCCTTTCATTGGCTTAGCAGAAGGAAACAAATGTTTCTGTAGCTTCGAGTCTCCGCGCGACGGAAACAACTCTCAGTTTCTTGAAGACCACCAATGTGTAGAGGAAGGAATAACTTGTCCAG CACCATACTCGATTCCTGTTGAGGTCAACTTGACAACCGAAGCAACTCCATCTCAAG ATCCTGCTGTCGTGACTTCCAGCAGGTATTTCATCACAGCGTTCCTGTTTGTTGTAGGAGTGTTAATTGGTGGGATTGCCGGAATTGCATTGTGCAG ATCTACGATTTCACGTTGGTACCTTACGCAGATGCGCCCCAAACCgacaattaaatatgataacgAAAGGAGACCAAATATAGATGTACGTCATTCATATTTAGCTGAGAACCCGGATGATATGACCGACGTGGAGTATGTTGTTGAATCATATCATGGAACTCTTTGTGAATCAATAGATCATTCCTTACAAGATACAGGCAATGTAACGGTAGGAAGGGAGACGGGACCTTCACAGGAAGCTGACTCACTTGATGCGTATGGATTAGGGTTATATGATATCTAA
- the LOC139973142 gene encoding uncharacterized protein isoform X3 has product MNSKHILLLTACLFSAFSFIKGEGRTTDQEWITAIVSSANSLTSENNSAENELLTTTADEYPLSQKSTQNLLVHTNYNESYITARGNGSVFLFIAVIGILCIGFAVGSVTSYLTLSPKLINATSFFLSKFQRDPPKVLTDTSAAAVDEPGDSTYYQADDNNPSAIQDTVGKAELKKSLKLKSLSFNKKDDHVNTSRSHRDKTCGSESASTIDKADRYDADCDSIIYFDVGEVYATME; this is encoded by the exons ATGAATAGCAAACATATTTTACTGCTAACTGCTTGTTTGTTCAGCGCGTTCTCCTTTATCAAAG GTGAGGGAAGGACCACGGACCAAGAATGGATAACCGCAATTGTGTCATCAGCCAACAGTCTCACGTCAGAAAATAATTCAGCAGAAAATGAATTACTAACTACCACTGCTGATGAGT atCCATTAAGTCAGAAGTCTACACAGAACTTGTTAGTTCATACCAATTATAATGAGTCATACATTACTGCAA GGGGAAACGGTTCAGTTTTTCTCTTCATTGCTGTCATTGGAATTCTGTGCATTGGCTTTGCAGTTGGATCGGTAACATCATATCTAACACTAAG CCCGAAGCTGATAAATGCAACAAGTTTCTTTCTATCGAAGTTTCAGCGAGATCCTCCTAAAGTTTTGACTGACACCTCAGCAGCAGCAGTAGACGAACCTGGAGATTCTACCTATTACCAAGCAGATGATAATAACCCGTCTGCGATACAAGATACTGTGGGTAAAGCAGAGTTAAAGAAATCTCTGAAACTGAAGTCACTGTCTTTTAATAAAAAGGATGATCATGTTAATACCAGTAGATCTCATCGGGACAAAACGTGTGGTTCTGAATCTGCGTCGACCATCGACAAAGCTGATAGATATGATGCGGATTGTGATTCTATTATATATTTCGATGTAGGCGAAGTATACGCAACGATGGAGTAG
- the LOC139973135 gene encoding uncharacterized protein isoform X1, with protein MGYVTTLVTCMSLVGISAVSSVGGNYLGCYSSNHSSVLAVRHIRPDLTVSLCARICDVDTYTLLGLQYGSYCYCGTDRSQHQAYNTVTDTRCDTLCSGGPTCGGKDAMAVYTNFTYFGCLNHTTDHDFHFMGSITELTLRSCMERCQAYPFIGLAEGNKCFCSFESPRDGNNSQFLEDHQCVEEGITCPGGETCGGYGYVAIWDHIKELKNITPYSIPVEVNLTTEATPSQDPAVVTSSRYFITAFLFVVGVLIGGIAGIALCRSTISRWYLTQMRPKPTIKYDNERRPNIDVRHSYLAENPDDMTDVEYVVESYHGTLCESIDHSLQDTGNVTVGRETGPSQEADSLDAYGLGLYDI; from the exons ATGGGTTATGTAACAACGCTTGTGACGTGTATGAGTTTGGTAGGAATATCGGCTGTCAGTTCAGTTG GTGGGAACTATCTTGGTTGCTATAGCAGTAACCATTCCAGTGTACTTGCTGTAAGACATATCCGACCCGATCTAACGGTCTCACTTTGTGCCCGAATATGCGACGTGGATACCTACACTTTATTGGGGCTTCAGTATGGATCTTACTGTTATTGTGGGACGGATCGAAGTCAACACCAGGCTTACAATACTGTTACAGATACACGGTGTGATACTTTGTGTTCAGGTGGACCAACGTGTGGTGGTAAAGATGCAATGGCGGTCTACACTA ATTTTACTTATTTTGGATGCTTGAACCATACGACTGACCACGACTTTCATTTCATGGGATCAATTACCGAACTAACTCTTAGATCATGCATGGAACGTTGTCAAGCCTATCCTTTCATTGGCTTAGCAGAAGGAAACAAATGTTTCTGTAGCTTCGAGTCTCCGCGCGACGGAAACAACTCTCAGTTTCTTGAAGACCACCAATGTGTAGAGGAAGGAATAACTTGTCCAGGTGGGGAGACTTGTGGAGGTTATGGATATGTTGCAATCTGGGACCACATTAAGGAACTAAAAAATATAA CACCATACTCGATTCCTGTTGAGGTCAACTTGACAACCGAAGCAACTCCATCTCAAG ATCCTGCTGTCGTGACTTCCAGCAGGTATTTCATCACAGCGTTCCTGTTTGTTGTAGGAGTGTTAATTGGTGGGATTGCCGGAATTGCATTGTGCAG ATCTACGATTTCACGTTGGTACCTTACGCAGATGCGCCCCAAACCgacaattaaatatgataacgAAAGGAGACCAAATATAGATGTACGTCATTCATATTTAGCTGAGAACCCGGATGATATGACCGACGTGGAGTATGTTGTTGAATCATATCATGGAACTCTTTGTGAATCAATAGATCATTCCTTACAAGATACAGGCAATGTAACGGTAGGAAGGGAGACGGGACCTTCACAGGAAGCTGACTCACTTGATGCGTATGGATTAGGGTTATATGATATCTAA
- the LOC139973121 gene encoding uncharacterized protein isoform X1, with protein MCFSSTEVFIIVILCETMLCFADRDYLGCFSGNFDEKFEIRLYQSDLSHSNCSRFCAVGSYTHFGLENGTYCHCRNGDDGLYEKLTNVSDIECNTFCAGAVKCGGEQALAVYQDDQYQGCFHHSSNDSSEIFHFGGKFPDLTLELCQRKCMSHSFNGLIGGNECLCEDVLPSKDVHKTSCFENGVFCSGAEKCGGSGRIAIWKQKAAKRKSGFGGIYFLISSTSFILGCMSVIGSVYFISKCRPGALRSITRWWRRARECPLDSYLSCTSSGINNCDASNVDNEDEITMERNRCCVRHSYHVGSFKISAPVDMDQPSTYIAIEDSNLEVEPAVATYKTCRGASCQFFDQSVKEILKSYSSPSSRDHEEVDELQNIEEDEKSENSSTYFHKLIEPYAVVDIEVCRAHQIPGVTDCLTQDKLNYETDILKCGKKKTVFLNKEGQEHIERDTTARRGINDIHSTDSDDVNSTFLNAKRLFEQLQGPSSLQRESVTATKNVSSCCHHSASNTIMYATLKENSSE; from the exons ATGTGTTTCTCAAGCACTGAAGTATTTATAATTGTGATTTTGTGTGAAACAATGCTGTGTTTTGCAG ACAGAGACTACTTAGGATGCTTTTCTGGTAACTTTGACGAAAAATTTGAAATACGGCTCTATCAAAGTGATTTAAGCCATTCAAATTGCTCTCGGTTTTGTGCCGTTGGGAGTTATACACACTTCGGCTTGGAAAATGGAACATATTGCCACTGCAGAAACGGGGATGACGGCCTATATGAAAAACTCACAAATGTTTCTGACATAGAGTGCAATACATTCTGTGCGGGAGCTGTGAAATGTGGCGGAGAACAGGCTCTGGCCGTGTATCAAG ACGATCAATACCAGGGCTGCTTTCATCATTCTTCAAATGATAGTTCAGAAATCTTCCATTTCGGTGGTAAATTTCCGGATTTAACTTTAGAGTTATGTCAACGTAAATGTATGTCACATTCATTCAACGGTCTCATTGGAGGTAACGAATGCTTGTGCGAAGACGTACTCCCTTCTAAAGATGTGCACAAGACGTCTTGCTTTGAAAATGGTGTATTTTGTTCGGGAGCCGAAAAATGCGGAGGCAGTGGAAGAATTGCAATTTGGAAACAAAAGGCTGCTAAGAGGA AAAGCGGTTTCGGTGGAATTTATTTCCTTATATCTTCTACGTCATTTATCCTTGGGTGCATGTCGGTTATTGGCTCGGTCTATTTCATTTCCAA ATGCCGCCCAGGTGCATTAAGGAGCATAACACGATGGTGGCGACGAGCACGGGAGTGTCCACTGGATTCGTATTTGTCATGCACAAGTAGCGGAATAAATAACTGTGACGCCTCTAATGTAGATAATGAAGATGAAATTACAATGGAAAGGAATAGATGCTGTGTTAGACATTCTTATCACGTAGGATCCTTCAAAATATCTGCTCCTGTCGATATGGATCAACCTTCAACTTATATTGCAATTGAAGATAGCAATCTTGAAGTTGAACCTGCTGTGGCGACATACAAGACATGTAGAGGAGCTTCATGTCAATTCTTTGACCAATCagtaaaagaaatattgaaatcatATAGTTCTCCATCTTCTCGGGATCATGAAGAGGTTGATGAACttcaaaatattgaagaagACGAGAAGAGTGAAAATAGTTCAACGTACTTCCATAAACTCATAGAGCCTTACGCTGTCGTTGATATTGAGGTATGTAGAGCGCATCAAATACCAGGTGTGACAGATTGCCTAACGCAAGATAAACTCAACTATGAAACAGACATTCTTAAATGTGGAAAAAAGAAGACAGTTTTTCTAAATAAAGAAGGGCAAGAACATATTGAAAGGGACACGACAGCTCGTAGGGGTATCAATGATATTCACTCCACAGATAGTGATGATGTTAATTCGACATTTTTAAATGCTAAACGACTTTTCGAACAGCTTCAGGGTCCTAGTTCTTTGCAAAGGGAAAGTGTGACCGCAACTAAGAATGTTAGTTCATGTTGTCATCATTCTGCTTCTAACACTATAATGTATGCTACACTCAAGGAGAACAGTTCTGAATAG